Proteins from one Ipomoea triloba cultivar NCNSP0323 chromosome 1, ASM357664v1 genomic window:
- the LOC116028992 gene encoding aspartate carbamoyltransferase, chloroplastic-like, with translation MASSATFSTSSFHGTVFGSRGRSCHNEVMFNCLNLCFNQTCNMKSISASADTQNSLLSSIRKWDKKQLVARNLRKNSSILCRAVGIERKPWFIEGNKFLLDDVIEAQQFDRDTLNAIFEVAREMENVEKGSPESQTLKGYLMATLFYEPSTRTRLSFESAMKRLGGEVLTTENAREFSSAAKGETLEDTIRTVEGYSDIIVMRHFESGAARRAAATANIPIINAGDGPGQHPTQALLDVYTIQREIGKLDGIKVALVGDLAYGRTVRSLAYLLAKYQDVKIYFVSPDVVKMKDDIKDYLTSQGVDWEESADLLEVASKCDVLYQTRIQRERFGERIDLYEEARGKYIVDLEVTRAMQKHAVVMHPLPRLDEITVDVDGDPRAAYFRQAKNGLYIRMALLKLLLVGW, from the exons ATGGCTTCTTCAGCTACCTTTTCTACAAGTAGCTTTCATGGTACTGTATTTGGGTCTAGAGGTAGGAGTTGTCATAATGAAGTTATGTTCAACTGCCTTAATCTCTGCTTCAACCAAACTTGTAACATGAAGTCTATATCTGCATCTGCCGATACGCAAAATTCACTGTTATCATCTATCAGGAAATGGGACAAAAAGCAACTAGTTGCAAGGAACCTGAGAAAGAATAGTAGTATCCTCTGTAGAGCAGTAGGGATTGAAAGAAAACCTTGGTTCATAGAGGGAAATAAATTCCTACTCGATGATGTAATTGAAGCTCAACAATTTGACAGAGATACACTTAATGCTATATTTGAAGTGGCACGTGAAATGGAGAATGTTGAGAAAGGATCACCTGAAAGCCAGACGCTTAAGGGGTATCTGATGGCTACCCTTTTCTATGAACCTTCCACTAGGACTAGGCTTTCATTTGAGTCTGCCATGAAGCGTCTTGGTGGGGAAGTTTTGACAACGGAAAATGCGCGTGAGTTTTCATCTGCAGCAAAAGGGGAAACACTTGAAG aCACAATAAGAACAGTTGAAGGTTACTCTGATATAATTGTCATGAGGCACTTTGAAAGTGGTGCTGCCAGAAGAGCAGCAGCCACAGCCAACATTCCCATTATTAATGCAGGAGATGGTCCTGGTCAACACCCAACTCAG GCCCTACTGGATGTATACACCATTCAAAGGGAGATAGGAAAACTTGACGGGATAAAAGTTGCCCTTGTTGGTGATCTTGCTTATGGAAGGACAGTTAGGTCACTTGCTTATCTACTTGCTAAATACCAGGATGTGAAGATTTACTTTGTCTCCCCTGATGTGGTAAAAATGAAG gaTGACATAAAGGACTATCTGACTTCACAAGGAGTTGATTGGGAGGAAAGTGCTGATTTACTAGAGGTGGCTTCCAAATGCGATGTGCTTTATCAAACCCGTATCCAACGAGAGAGGTTTGGGGAGCGAATTGATTTATATGAAGAAGCCCGAGGCAAGTACATAGTGGACCTAGAGGTTACGAGGGCAATGCAGAAACATGCTGTTGTCATGCATCCTTTGCCAAGGCTAGACGAG ATAACTGTGGACGTGGATGGAGATCCAAGGGCTGCGTACTTCAGACAAGCCAAGAATGGCCTCTACATTAGAATGGCTCTTTTAAAGCTTCTACTTGTTGGCTGGTGA